The sequence ATTCCGCGCGTGCTATGTACATGATGTTTTAGAGGTAGCTAGTAGGTGGGCGAGGATGATGATGACGAAGCAGTCGAGATGGAAGCTACGCTGGAGTAGCTAGGAGACTGTGAACCAGACGAGCTAGATTCGCTAGGGAAGTACGAGCTGTAAGCGATCTGACTAGGGTCCCAGACGCGAGAGTACGGGCCGGAGCTTGAAGGCTCCCATTGGGGGCTGCCGTAGGAGTCCGTGGGAGCGGCGGGGGTGGAGGGGGGTCCGTATTGTGAGGCGGGGGGTCCATATTGGGGCGCTGGCGGGGCGTCGGTTGGGGCCATCATCATGGGCATAGCTGGGAAAGACAAAAAGCAGGCGTTTGTTAGTAATTTTATGTTATGAAGACAACTCATGTACCTAAAGGACAGTTGGTTTGTTTTTTCTTTAGGAAGCTAGATTTGCTAGGTCCCTTACTCGGTCCTCTAATGATTTTAACTCAGTATGGCGTCACTATACTCTCATACTGTTCGAAAGAGCACTTGGTAGTATTCGTTGCTATTGGTAGATTTACCTATCTACAAATAAGCAAGcttttaggtattttatattgttttagcATACCAGCTTCAGAGGGGATGTGTGTTCTCAATGTTCTCATTATTGTTACATGAATATGCATTCACTGCACTGCAACTTACTTATAACTCAATACGGACTTTTGTATTTTAGGTAAAACAATTCCTCCAATATTTGATCAACTGTCATACGAACCTCCCTTCTTCATAACCAGATTGTAGATCAAGAATCCAAGCACAAGGGTGATGGCCAGCTTGCTGAGGATCAGGGCCTTGACAGCCTTAATGCCGATGATGGCCACCAGGATGGGCATGATCGCCTTCATCTTCAGCTTCAAGAGCAGCAGCACGGGGAGCAGAAGCTTCTTCTTCAAGAGGCCACGAGCTGCAAGAGATGTTGGAATTAAAAGATGCAGTAGCTCTTGGTCGGTTCTGGAAACCGCTAAATGTTAGAGATTATGAAACACTATTTTGCTTTGATAAGACTCTTTGCTTGGTTATAAGGATTGCTTAACTCACCTTCCCCATTTTCAGTCTCCTCAGGGAATTCAACATCGAATCCCCGATCAGCCCTGTACGACACTTCAGCATTCTGGAAGATGAACTCCGGCAGTTTGAACCTGAACTCGTTTGCGTTCAGAATCCTCCCAACACGATCGAAGATCACTTTATCGATGTTCTTGTCGTCGAAAGACCGTGCCGACTCCTTGTTCACTCCGAGCTGCGTATCCAGGTATGAAAGCACTTTGACTTTAAGACATGCTGAAGGCTCGCTCGTGTCGAAACAATCACTGATAACACTGTCCAACAGATCCTCACTTGTACTCAAACGCGGGGTGATAACCTCATTGTCCCCTATGCTGTACCCCCTCACAGCAACCACACAAGCCACAAATAAAACGCACTTCATTTTCGTAAGGTCACAATCATTAAATTTTCTAATTGTACGTTCGGCCCGGTTGGTTAATGGAGCAACaatgatttaatttttctatGGGCTTGGTTTTTATACGGGATCCTTAGGGCGGCAAGGCACGCGTTAGGTGCGCGTGAGTTGAATGGCGAGCGCTTTCGTTAGCGAAGTATTTAAGAAAGTCCTGGCGTAGCATTGAATGCCAAAAAGCCGTATGTCCCAATGAAACTTATATGGAAATGCGTCGTTTGTGTTTGAGTTTAGCAAGTGGTGAGAGTGAGTGCGATTCGTttgaaaatattgtttaattgtttattagcattttatgtaattttgcaTTAAGGGTCACAATAGCGACCCGTATAGGCAAATCTATGCTTGACCTGTCCAAGGATATGTCCATAGTATGTTATAACAGGGCTAATGAAAAAAACCGTTTATACGTTTTATTGGTTACAGGACTTGATTTGCCCGTCCTTAGCTTACCAGACTAGGTATATCAAGTCCTGTGGATAGAAATATGCTCCTAATAGTTTCGCCCACACTGTCCGACCCTATAAAAAATGTAACGAGGATTTGCAGCTAAATTGCTGAAGTTGAggtatatcaaatgaaataaaCAACTGTTCAAGTGACAGTACAGACAAGTACAGAAGAAACAACAGGACCCTTTGCATGACATGACTAATATGGTTAAATCAGTCAAACTCAAACCCTATTACATTGGTATCAAATCGTCTAACGATCCATTACTATCATAAATTGAATCCTCGGTTCGTATAAGCTCTTCATAATGGCAGATCATTGTTAACTGGTAACCGAATAGTACAGTTGCGGCAAACTTTGACAATTACAGACAGCACAGCGCTTGTTCACGATGCTTATTAGATGCATTGCCTCATGCAAACCAGTTAGGTCTGTGTTTTTACCGCGAATTCCATCCAATCCTTCATTGTTTTATACGCCTTAAGGAGACGCCTCATATGGTTGATGATATTTTCACCTATACCTAGACAtgtatttttgaaattaatatCGTTAGCAAACGGCTATGACGAGTAGATACAACTACAATCGTTTGAAAGTGGACAGATGACTAGGTACGTATTAAGTtcttaatacctacctacgtattAAGATTAGATCCCATTAAATTAAGTTCACATTGTCATGTTGAGGACCATCGCATATATCATTATTCACTTTGCCTATAGAATCCatataactttgcaccgacttaaatataacaaagtgagggagtgtcatatAAACGTTATATCTTCATAGAAAATTTATGATGACATAGCCACACTTTGTGATtgaaaatgccatgcagagcAGTTagtgccggcctagccaaggtgacaatcgctatcgcttctacaacgaaacgctttgtgtctctattactcttctatattagtgcgacagtgataattgcgtttcgatcgctacggagcgttagcgattggcgtgttggctacgcggccaggtcTGACTTTAAGCGTTCGATATGCCAGCGCTCGGAAAGCAACTGGAACTACATCCCCGATGGTCAAAACATTGTCATGCGCAAGAGCGCGGCTCTCACCACTGAAGCGCTCATACCAATCGATCATCGTTTCTGTAATTTCCGCTAACACCTGAGGGCCTACAACGAAAtacgaaatttctttatctgtttctctatcgctcgaatatgtaagagcgatagggaggcagataacgttttttgatttttgtatgtAGGCGGTAGGTCCTCTGACTTCGTGTTTGGGGTTTACAACTCTATATCATGTTCTGACAATACAATAGACCTTATCTCGTTGTAATAAGGGTTACTAAGAGTAAGTAAAGTGTTGATGATAGTACCTACTTTAATCTGTTAGTGTTTTTACTTTGCGTGTCTAACTAGGAGTGAGTTAGTATTAAAGTCGAGTTAGTAGTTCTGATGAGCTCAGTGGTGTTAAAGTTATACCAAGACAGGGTTCTAAATTTTTCTAGTTGGTTTCTAAAACTGTGTTTTGATTTTGCAGGAAATCCAGTGGCTTGAATTTGGTGAACATTCTTGATTTATCACTGTTTATAtcagtattattttaataatactcgTCTCGTAGTGGTTATACCAGAAGAAAATATTGACTCGTTCAACAGACACAATCAAAGGTTAAAATCTACTGATTAACTTTTACTGTTGAGTGTAAATTACACTTTTAATCCGGACAACTTCAtctcaaatttaaaattagtctGAATTTCAGCTaaatgtacatttattttattataacaaatagaaattacattaattattgtcaattaaACTTAtcctaatacaaaaatacagcttcaaactaaaactaaaaaaactttcCCCCAAATCACCCCCTTCCGGCATGGTCGCAAGAACGCTAGCGGCGTTGTCCCTCTGCACCGCCAGGCTTAGCCTCTGGGCAAAGAAAACAGCTAAATACTTAGGTAACTTTCAAACCGCGTCCGAATTACGTCTTCCATCACAAAACAATTACATCAACATCTAGATCTAGAAAGTGAAACTTGCTCTTATTCAACAAAAAGCTCGTTCTATCTACTTACTTACACTCCATTATGCAATATGGGATGCCGCCATTTTGTATTCCAAACGCGCCGCCATTTGCATCGGCAGCCATGTCCGGATTGTGAAATGGTTGTTTCTCTTCCGTCCACCGGCCGGCGTCACACTTAGCGACGTGCTGGTTGATTACATTTAATTAGGTCTTTTGAATTATATGTCCATTCTTGGGATTGTTCGCGAGGAGTCAAGGTCGGTAGGAtgcagttaatttttttttgaccgGTAACTCCGAACGATGAAGGGTGTAAACTTGTTTCCTAAAGCCTTATTGAATGGACATGGGCGGTTACAAACATAGCCTAGTCAACCATTCCCGTTACCATAGAGTCatgagtaaattttgtaaccccagtaaattcactgccatctgtcgacacactttaaaactaaaaataaatatttataaaaatacgataaaatgtatttaaatatggataaatgatttttttatttgcattaattatttttatatgattttgacccatgttctttcactggtatccgttaaaattataaataacaaacgaaacagtcaatgccctctatacgagtgtaggccaaaactagtggcgccatctgatcgaaaatcaaattttcgtgattttcgaggcacgttttttccttagactgtatcaatctattacggagttatatctatctttgccgttACAAAGTAATTGAGTTTTTCAGTGACGAGTGAACGGTTGGCTAGACTATAGCTGGACACGATGGTCAACCTTGATGACACCGACAGTAGTACCAAGTAGTTAGTTATTCAGCTTGTCACGACAGCAGGGACAGCAATGCAGTATATATTGTCCTTTTGTAAGCAAGCGGGAAATTTTAGAGCCCTTTGCTGATCTATCATTTCGAAATTTATCATTAACCCCTTTGCTGATCTACCACTCTGAAATCCATCATTAATATCCGCTAggtatactctgatttgtaattaaattacaaaaaactaagatcctttttctttcgtaataatggaaaatatgtaaagaagtaaactcaaatttcccttttgcatattctagcatttaaaataaatatagatgtatcattttagctttgtttagtttcttaaaacatacggaaaagagaaaaagtgaggttagattattggaatttaattataaatcagagtTTAGGTGTCCGGATCCAGTAGTTAATGACGATATTAAGGCACACTCACTATGTAGGAGCTTGATTGCTTCTCAAATTGTGTAACTTTTTTCGTCGCCAGGTATCTGCCCTACTGTTAGAGAAAAGGAGATTTTGGCATGAGGGCATTTTGagattatatttttgtttcatgAAATGGCCATCATTTCCCAAAGGGGACTCTCATTTAAGTtgcaattaataattaatagttatttgttatacaagggtgcaaagttgtattttacccgcgagtgtgcaattgaaacacgagcaagcgaaaggattctatagtttaaCCACGAGCGaggcgagtggttctaaaatagaatccggagcgtagcgagtgtttcaacacacgagaagtaaaatacatttgcacccgtgtgtaacacaaaacttttcgcctcactatagcgaggaaagtgcaacatccatagACGTTAGATattcttcatcactggaatcacttatttttttacgatattataacagaaaacgctggaaattctgatttttacgtgagtcggcgagaagtgtttttaagtaaaaattttgttgacaatgttgacatttctgttctgacgtatgaaatgtcaaggatgcgttttgaaattgcatcgactcgacTTGTGCggtcagaattatatttaacatcattataaaaaatctaacgtttcttatggaatttgcaggtttatgacttaaaatgattaaataaagctgaatttggtattttttattagattctcaaaccatttatttaatgataattaatatcgaacgaaccattattatgagcgttttacgttttgttatctgtcaagctacttaaacacgctctatccaaggtcaaattactttccccactagtggataaaatgcgtttttccccgcttgttttaaaggataaaagacggctttccgagctagtgaggggaaaatattaattatgtcCTAACCACAGTTTGCCGACTGAGcgtaataaatatctttaaaaaaaccggacaagtgcgagtcagactcgcccaccgagggttccgtactctttagtatttgttgttgtagcggcaacagaaatacattatctgtgaaaatttcagctgtctatcacggttcatgagatacagcctggtggcagacagtcggacagcggagtcttagtaataggctaatagggtccagtttttaccctttggccctaaaatactatttatttaacatcgcGGCTATTATGCTATGCTATGTAAGCTGTGTTTTGATGTTTTGTTTTCAGATTTCCGTGTTAAGTAACACTATTTGGTACACGGACCACGGACCGCGTCTGTGATAGTCATACTCGTACCGGCACTGTTCGCAGACACTTTTACTTTACAAATTGACTAGTTAACCTTTTTCTACATTCGGCGTCTTTGGTAGCCATGTGTTTTTTAAGGATTTAATGGTGGTGATAGTAGATGTCCATGTACGGCAAATAAATCAGTAAAATTATCTATTAGCATAATAGATGCTAACTTAGTCCTCGATATTGGATAGGTACTTTTATAGTAGGGATTCAGTTGCTGTTTAATGACTCAGTGATACCAATTTATACACTGATATTGTGTACTAAAAAGGGGGTTTAGGTAAAAAATGGGATTTCTTGTTtctacgagttttttttttacatatttacataagaAATGATTAGAAGTGCTGTTCTatgtaaaaatacattgtttaaatttcagATTCCAGGATGCTGATTCGAACTTACAAGTTCATGTCATGTGTAtctcatttagatatcattcgaCCGTGCATTTCGATATCCGATCCTATTAATTAGAGAGATAATTATGCGCTATATGCGAGTAATAAGATATATCAATAATAGATATTTAAAGTTCGAATATATatttcgatttcaaattaagGTTAAGATGAAAAGTCGTTCGTAATGCTTTGGCAtacggatttttttttgtcttacccctcataaaaaacccttcaatcgtaccccaacgcaccctacaTTTCGGGACCTCACAAATCTGGGTTATTATGGCCCTCTAGTTATGGCTCGCTTTCCTACCATAAGTGTTGGTATAGAACGGTGTCCAGTGGGTCAAGCGATAGGAGTGCCTTAGCGCCTCTTGCATCGCAATGAATGGCTTATGCATGTGTGTCTTTATTGGTAGGGCACGGATTAATATTAGTCTGATGGTATTTTGGAATGTGCCATAACAGGCATCAAGGTATTGGGTAGAGTTCCACGTTGTTTTGGGCTCGCGCTCGCCCGCAAATAATTTACTATGATTTTTGAGTCGACGGCGAGGTTATTGTCCCGTGAgggaaatatataatattaataacactACCTAGGTATACTGCATTGATATTTCATGGGCCCTTTCGTCTACTATACGATTTATGGTGAAGCACTGGAGAGACACGGTTTTTGGTTGCTGAATAAGCCAATAAGGCCGACATTGATATTTATGTCAAGACGCGCAGCGTACAAAATAAAGTGTTGCTAGTCCGGTGGCCGGCTGCATGAAACTctacctgataaaaaaaaaaatagctactCTGTGGGGGTAGCTGACATTTAGTACCTTCAACTGCTCTTGGTCGGCCGCGGCTTAACTTGGCAAATTTTGTGCAAATGGCAAAAAGGTGGtacaaaaattcatcaaaaaaaccTCATCGAAAAATAGAATGAAACTTGTATGCCTCTGaggacagtaaaaaaaaagtggtcGGCCATATCCTGTGCCAGAGTGAAACCTGCCAGGTTTCTGAGTCCCACCGAATTTGTGGTACCACGTGGCAGCTACATTTTACCTTATCAAAAAATAGAATGGagaaaacggattataataGCTAAATTAAACCTGTTGACGTATGTCTTGGTCGGCCTCGCCTTAACCTGGTAGTTTTTGCAGTCCGACCACATTtatttcatgctaaaagggGGGGTTGTATCAGGGGAGGGGGTTGGACACTAGAgtgcgtaaagcaccatacccaaaggtatcaTACTGCATTCATTTCAagctggctataatttgtttttcaaaaaaacacACCAAGATTGGCGATTCGAGATCTGGCACGAAAAATCGAATCTCGTATCAATCTGAATCAAGATTGGGTGTTTCGGGATCTCGACGCTCAGACTTTCGAGATCGAGATTTgacaaagtaattaaaaatgtgttattttgaTTAAAAAGCTAAAAATTCCGTATATACTACTTAGTACTTGTTTACgtcattttatattttgaaaataaaatatcatatattaaatcaacatttaaaaaaag is a genomic window of Cydia strobilella chromosome 20, ilCydStro3.1, whole genome shotgun sequence containing:
- the LOC134750463 gene encoding uncharacterized protein LOC134750463, which gives rise to MKCVLFVACVVAVRGYSIGDNEVITPRLSTSEDLLDSVISDCFDTSEPSACLKVKVLSYLDTQLGVNKESARSFDDKNIDKVIFDRVGRILNANEFRFKLPEFIFQNAEVSYRADRGFDVEFPEETENGEARGLLKKKLLLPVLLLLKLKMKAIMPILVAIIGIKAVKALILSKLAITLVLGFLIYNLVMKKGAMPMMMAPTDAPPAPQYGPPASQYGPPSTPAAPTDSYGSPQWEPSSSGPYSRVWDPSQIAYSSYFPSESSSSGSQSPSYSSVASISTASSSSSSPTY